Proteins from one Natrinema salinisoli genomic window:
- a CDS encoding UPF0058 family protein codes for MHKDELLELHEELVVIMEYFSDREEVDETLFDHYRQLDVDPSHVHKSKSEHKHAVFVLGNALASAMSEDEFSSAGRIGKRMKELAEDAESKI; via the coding sequence ATGCATAAAGACGAACTCCTCGAGCTCCACGAAGAACTCGTCGTCATTATGGAGTACTTCTCGGACCGCGAGGAGGTCGACGAAACGCTGTTCGACCACTACCGCCAGCTCGACGTGGATCCCTCCCACGTCCACAAGTCCAAGAGCGAACACAAACACGCCGTCTTCGTCCTCGGCAACGCGCTGGCCAGTGCGATGAGCGAAGACGAGTTCTCGAGCGCCGGTCGGATCGGCAAGCGCATGAAGGAACTCGCCGAGGACGCCGAATCGAAAATATAG